One segment of Ipomoea triloba cultivar NCNSP0323 chromosome 12, ASM357664v1 DNA contains the following:
- the LOC115999805 gene encoding 3-oxoacyl-[acyl-carrier-protein] synthase I, chloroplastic-like: protein MASLGSTCSSGLVFNNKDSSRNGVSVCQYNGLKPVQTTQLRLGSAASKPKGPRCRRIRAMASPNVSAPKRETDPKKRIVITGMGLASVFGSDVDKFYECLLEGQSGISLIDRFDVSSYSVRFGGQIRDFSTEGYVDGKNDRRLDDCWRYCLVAGKRALNDANLSQQVLDTMDKSKIGVLVGSGLGGMTAISNAIEALVQKGYKKISPFFIPYAITNMGSALLAIDTGLMGPNYSISTACATANYCFYAAANHIRRGEANIMVAGGTEAGVMPAGVGGFIACRALSQRNDEPEKASRPWDKNRDGFVIGEGSGVLVMESLEHAMKRGANIIAEYLGGAVTCDAHHMTDPRSDGLGVSSCIIKSLQDAGVSPEEVNYINAHATSTLAGDLAEVNAIKTVFKDTSEVKMNGTKSMIGHGLGAAGGLEAVATIKAITTGWLHPTINQYDLEPEVTIDTVPNVKKQHEVNVAISNSFGFGGHNSVVVFAPFKP, encoded by the exons ATGGCTAGCCTTGGCAGTACATGTTCTTCTGGGTTGGTTTTCAACAATAAAGACTCATCAAGAAATGGAGTTTCCGTTTGCCAATACAATGGGCTTAAACCGGTTCAAACCACCCAATTGAGATTGGGTTCAGCAGCCTCTAAGCCAAAAG GTCCAAGATGCAGGAGAATCAGGGCCATGGCATCTCCAAATGTTTCGGCTCCCAAGCGAGAAACAGACCCCAAGAAAAGGATTGTCATAACTGGAATGGGCCTTGCTTCTGTGTTTGGCAGTGATGTTGATAAATTCTATGAGTGTCTTCTTGAGGGACAGAGTGGAATCAGTTTAATAGACAGATTTGATGTTTCGAGTTACTCTGTTCGGTTCGGGGGACAGATACGAGACTTCTCCACTGAGGGCTATGTAGATGGAAAGAATGATCGTCGTCTCGATGACTGCTGGAGATACTGTCTGGTTGCTGGGAAGAGGGCCCTTAATGATGCAAATCTCAGCCAACAAGTTCTTGATACT ATGGACAAATCCAAGATTGGCGTTTTGGTTGGATCGGGATTGGGAGGAATGACAGCTATCAGCAATGCCATTGAGGCCCTAGTTCAAAAAGGATACAAGAAAATAAGCCCCTTTTTCATTCCTTACGCGATTACCAACATGGGTTCGGCTTTGTTGGCTATAGACACTGGTTTAATGGGTCCAAATTACTCGATTTCAACAGCTTGTGCAACTGCAAATTACTGCTTCTATGCTGCTGCAAATCACATCAGAAGGGGTGAAGCGAATATCATGGTGGCTGGAGGGACTGAAGCGGGTGTCATGCCTGCTGGGGTGGGTGGCTTCATAGCTTGCCGTGCCTTGTCTCAGAGAAACGACGAACCAGAAAAGGCTTCAAGGCCATGGGATAAAAACCGGGATGGCTTTGTCATTGGCGAAGGCTCTGGTGTACTg GTTATGGAAAGCTTAGAGCACGCAATGAAACGAGGCGCCAATATCATTGCAGAGTACTTGGGGGGCGCTGTCACCTGTGATGCTCATCACATGACTGATCCCCGATCAGATGGGCTTGGCGTTTCGTCCTGCATAATCAAGAGCCTGCAGGACGCTGGCGTTTCTCCTGAAGAG GTGAACTACATTAATGCTCATGCAACATCAACTCTTGCTGGAGATTTGGCTGAGGTTAATGCTATCAAGACAGTCTTCAAGGATACAAGTGAAGTTAAAATGAATGGAACCAAG TCTATGATTGGGCATGGACTCGGGGCTGCTGGCGGGCTGGAAGCCGTTGCAACAATCAAAGCAATCACGACAGGCTGGCTACATCCTACTATTAACCAATAT GACTTGGAGCCTGAGGTTACTATTGACACTGTCCCAAATGTCAAGAAACAGCATGAAGTTAATGTTG CTATCTCCAACTCATTTGGCTTTGGTGGGCATAATTCAGTTGTCGTGTTCGCGCCTTTCAAGCCCTAA
- the LOC115999507 gene encoding uncharacterized protein LOC115999507 translates to MGIVQFPQECMKVSPNADQSKYCRFHRQVGHDTDECNVLKRQIEELIQRGYFRQFVKRSGQQKPGQKSSQQQPPRSLPKNVWKKDDSSEPSSSSGKKREHDQVTVTDLSDKDTEEPRKHKKQTIHFIYGGPAGGDTQAERKKWSRQLYVGEVVSLPKGKKQRREAITFSDDDLPEGPLPHRDALVIKMEINDSIVHRIHVDTRSSVNVMYYDAFTKLGLPRNQLKEVRTPLSGFTGDSIETEGSVVLPVEIGVSPNTSKINMEFIVVKLTCAHNIILGRPALEDLKAIISMEHLCMKFPTPYGIGVARGDQRAARSCYVKACKKIGQRDLRVHTIAEKVLREEEGWPRAKPASETEDVVVDPAKPASETEDVVVDPARADRVVKIGTGLAPELRAHVKIGTGLAPELRAQIKIGTGLAPELRAQIVEVIGLAPELRAQIVEVIRQFKEVFAWGPEDMPGINRNVITHKLAVDPTKKSIQQRKRYMSAERRDFVKNEVVALTQAGHVKEIYYPEWLSNVVLAPKGSTWRMCMDYTDLNRACPMDRFPLPNIDQLVDETAGCELMSFMDAFRGYHQIFMHEEDAEKTAFTTPEGIFCYLVMPFGLKNAGATYTRMVAKLFGKVLGRNMEAYVDDMIVKSRRGASHVKDLNEVFSIMRNFNLRLNPKKCTFAVNGGKFLGFMVTRNGIEPNPEKVKTILDMEPPRSIKEVQXPPLLAKPEAGETLLLYLGISQGAISSVLVKEQGGTQRPIYYVSKALHDAELRYTAVEKTMFAAVTASKRLAHYFQAHPIHVLSHQPLGSFLRNTNSARMARWAMHLSQFDIEFKPRPAIKGQALADFIVECTAREVTEQVENEDGGWWTLSTDGSSNSKGCGGGVVLITPEGFRAYYAIRFHFKLSNNEAEYEALLNGLRLAAGLRAEKVRIRCDSKLVVGQVIGEYEANEGNMQRYRDAVLRILREFEGYEIHQVPREQNADADMLSKLSTGIPGHIRKIAQVEDLETSSIDISWVCPVQSREPCWIDHITKYKKEDTLLVDEQDAKLTKLRAPSYVILEDKLYKRSYNGTLLKCVHPDEAELMMREVHEGVCSAHQGAYTIARRIMLQGFFWPKMLKDCAEYARRCPKCQEFQTLPGRPATNYTPVSTAIPFSRWGIDLVGALPTGSGSRKYIIVAIDYFTKWVEAEPLASITAARCKKFVEKNILCRFGIPIQVITDNGRQFEGREFSDFLTEWGIKHSRVAVSYPQANGQVENANRTILDGLKRKLETAGGAWVEELDSILWTYRTTPRRATGETPFALSYGFEARAPAEVMIPSRRMEEPYYTSNY, encoded by the exons ATGGGGATCGTGCAATTTCCGCAGGAGTGCATGAAAGTCTCCCCAAATGCGGATCAATCCAAGTATTGCAGATTCCATAGGCAGGTGGGCCATGATACCGATGAATGCAACGTGTTAAAACGCCAGATTGAGGAGCTCATCCAGAGGGGATACTTCAGACAGTTCGTCAAACGGTCAGGCCAGCAAAAGCCGGGCCAAAAGTCGAGCCAACAACAACCTCCGCGTAGTTTACCAAAAAATGTTTGGAAGAAGGATGACAGCTCCGAACCGTCATCCTCGAGTGGTAAGAAAAGGGAACACGACCAAGTTACAGTAACTGATCTCTCTGACAAAGACACAGAAGAGCCCAGGAAACACAAGAAGCAGACCATACACTTCATCTACGGAGGTCCTGCAGGCGGAGACACACAGGCAgagaggaagaagtggagtcgcCAGTTATATGTAGGTGAGGTGGTCAGCCTTCCAAAGGGAAAAAAGCAGAGGAGGGAAGCCATTACCTTCTCTGACGATGACCTCCCAGAAGGTCCACTGCCTCACCGAGATGCGTTGGTGATCAAAATGGAGATTAACGACAGCATCGTGCATCGCATACATGTAGACACCAGAAGCTCAGTCAACGTGATGTACTACGACGCTTTCACCAAACTGGGACTCCCTAGAAATCAACTCAAAGAGGTACGGACTCCACTTTCTGGTTTTACGGGAGATTCAATAGAGACGGAGGGATCCGTGGTACTACCGGTAGAGATAGGCGTGAGCCCCAACACCTCCAAGATAAACATGGAGTTCATTGTTGTGAAACTCACATGTGCCCATAACATCATACTGGGGAGGCCAGCTTTGGAAGACCTGAAGGCCATAATTTCGATGGAGCACCTATGCATGAAATTTCCCACGCCATACGGGATAGGAGTTGCGAGAGGAGATCAAAGAGCAGCTCGTAGCTGTTACGTCAAAGCGTGCAAGAAAATTGGACAGAGAGATCTGCGGGTCCACACCATCGCAGAAAAAGTGCTGAGAGAAGAGGAGGGCTGGCCCCGCGCCAAGCCTGCATCTGAAACGGAAGACGTGGTGGTCGATCCCGCAAAGCCTGCATCTGAAACGGAAGACGTGGTGGTCGATCCCGCACGAGCAGATAGGGTCGTAAAGATTGGCACTGGATTGGCACCAGAACTAAGAGCCCACGTAAAGATTGGCACTGGATTGGCACCAGAACTAAGAGCCCAGATAAAGATTGGCACTGGATTGGCACCAGAACTAAGAGCCCAGATAGTCGAAGTCATTGGATTGGCACCAGAACTAAGAGCCCAGATAGTCGAAGTCATTCGACAGTTTAAAGAAGTTTTTGCGTGGGGTCCAGAAGACATGCCAGGTATCAATCGAAACGTTATAACCCATAAGTTAGCCGTGGACCCTACCAAGAAATCAATACAACAGAGAAAGCGATACATGTCGGCTGAACGAAGGGACTTTGTGAAAAACGAGGTGGTCGCGTTGACACAAGCAGGACATGTCAAGGAGATCTATTATCCCGAGTGGTTGAGCAACGTAGTCCTGGCCCCAAAAGGTTCCACGTGGAGAATGTGCATGGATTATACAGATCTCAATAGAGCCTGCCCTATGGATCGATTCCCCTTGCCAAACATTGATCAGCTGGTGGATGAGACGGCAGGATGCGAATTGATGAGTTTCATGGATGCCTTCCGTGGGTACCATCAGATATTCATGCATGAGGAGGATGCTGAGAAGACCGCGTTCACCACCCCAGAAGGTATTTTTTGCTACTTGGTCATGCCGTTCGGCCTCAAGAACGCAGGCGCAACTTACACCCGGATGGTGGCCAAGTTGTTTGGGAAAGTACTGGGACGAAACATGGAGGCATACGTAGACGACATGATTGTCAAGAGCCGCAGAGGTGCCTCTCATGTCAAAGACCTTAACGAGGTATTTTCTATTATGAGAAATTTCAATTTACGCCTGAACCCTAAGAAATGCACGTTCGCAGTCAATGGGGGCAAGTTTCTGGGATTTATGGTTACTAGAAATGGGATAGAACCAAACCCAGAAAAGGTAAAAACCATTCTGGACATGGAACCCCCGCGGTCCATCAAAGAAGTCCAAAGNCCGCCACTGCTTGCAAAACCAGAGGCGGGTGAAACCTTACTCTTATACCTGGGTATATCACAGGGTGCGATCAGCTCCGTGTTGGTCAAAGAGCAAGGAGGGACTCAGCGTCCCATTTACTATGTGAGCAAGGCTTTACATGACGCAGAACTACGGTACACTGCCGTGGAGAAAACAATGTTTGCTGCGGTCACCGCCTCTAAAAGGTTGGCCCATTACTTCCAAGCTCATCCCATCCATGTACTCTCACATCAACCATTAGGGAGTTTCTTACGAAACACTAACTCTGCTAGGATGGCCAGATGGGCCATGCACCTCAGCCAGTTCGAcattgaattcaaaccaaggccCGCCATCAAAGGTCAAGCCCTCGCAGACTTCATAGTGGAATGCACAGCCCGCGAGGTGACGGAGCAggtggaaaatgaagatggGGGATGGTGGACCTTGTCTACGGATGGCTCATCCAACAGTAAAGGTTGCGGTGGTGGAGTAGTGCTCATCACTCCGGAAGGATTCCGCGCTTACTATGCAATCAGGTTCCACTTCAAGTTATCTAACAATGAGGCAGAGTATGAGGCCCTCCTCAACGGACTGCGGTTAGCAGCAGGACTGCGAGCGGAAAAAGTTCGCATCCGGTGTGATTCCAAGTTAGTGGTCGGCCAGGTGATAGGGGAGTACGAAGCCAATGAAGGGAACATGCAAAGGTACAGGGACGCAGTGTTGCGAATCTTGCGAGAATTCGAGGGGTATGAAATCCACCAAGTACCTCGAGAACAGAATGCtgacgctgacatgctctccaagctgAGCACTGGGATCCCTGGCCACATTCGTAAGATTGCTCAGGTTGAGGATTTGGAGACATCCAGCATCGATATCTCATGGGTTTGCCCCGTGCAATCCAGAGAGCCATGTTGGATTGACCACATCACAAAGTACAAGAAGGAAGACACTTTACTAGTGGACGAACAAGATGCAAAGCTAACAAAGTTGCGGGCACCCAGCTACGTGATATTGGAAGACAAGTTGTATAAACGATCCTATAATGGCACACTCTTGAAGTGTGTGCACCCTGACGAAGCAGAGCTGATGATGAGAGAAGTCCACGAGGGAGTGTGCTCCGCGCATCAAGGAGCATATACCATAGCTCGACGCATCATGCTGCAAGGTTTCTTCTGGCCAAAGATGTTAAAGGATTGCGCAGAATACGCCAGGCGATGCCCTAAGTGTCAAGAGTTCCAGACATTGCCAGGACGACCCGCAACCAACTACACTCCGGTGAGCACAGCAATTCCATTCTCGAGATGGGGAATTGACTTGGTAGGAGCCCTTCCCACGGGCTCGGGAAGCCGGAAGTACATTATCGTAGCCATTGACTACTTCACCAAATGGGTGGAAGCTGAACCGCTGGCTAGTATCACAGCGGCCAGGTGTAAAAAGTTCGTGGAAAAGAACATACTGTGCCGCTTCGGCATCCCCATCCAAGTAATCACGGACAACGGACGTCAATTCGAAGGCAGAGAGTTTTCAGACTTTTTGACGGAATGGGGCATCAAGCATAGTCGGGTGGCGGTATCATACCCGCAGGCAAATGGTCAGGTAGAGAATGCCaatagaaccatccttgatggtttgaagagaaaattgGAAACAGCTGGCGGGGCGTGGGTCGAGGAACTGGACAGCATCCTTTGGACCTATCGCACAACCCCAAGGAGGGCTACTGGTGAAACTCCTTTCGCATTGAGTTACGGGTTCGAAGCTCGAGCCCCAGCAGAGGTGATGATACCAAGTAGAAGGATGGAAGA GCCCTATTACACTTCAAACTACTAA
- the LOC115999505 gene encoding uncharacterized protein LOC115999505: MLGTTVPEAMLFEEYEDAERYAQDILIRLQAINYQSPCAQRHLSDVTTCTITWFSITITSQITMKIPNCMHRHLMQHLTTSAILLHAPTYGIEVSLENMCFTTRASDFMTDHGLNLGDVVFRHIGFFTFETFLYSANDNKKKGTQSSGPILNFPSL, encoded by the exons atgttagGTACAACAGTGCCAGAAGCTATGTTGTTTGAAGAATACGAGGATGCTGAACGATATGCTCAAGATATTCTAATTCGTTTACAAGCTATTAATTACCAATCAC cttgtgCCCAAAGACATTTGTCTGATGTTACTACATGCACTATTACATggttttcaattacaattacatCACAAATAACAATG AAAATTCCAAATTGCATGCATCGACATTTAATGCAACATTTAACAACAAGCGCGATTTTGCTTCATGCCCCCACATACGGAATAGAAGTATCCCTTGAAAACATGTGCTTCACTACCAGAGCTTCTGATTTCATGACAGATCATGGTTTAAATCTTGGAGATGTTGTATTTAGACATATTGgcttttttacttttgaaacaTTTCTCTATTCTGCCAACGACAATAAAAAAAAGGGAACGCAATCGTCAGGGCCAATACTTAACTTCCCGTCTTTGTGA